GCCGAGCTCGGCCGCACGTTCGTGCCCTTCCGCTTCGGCGGCGCTGCGGACAACATCCTGTTCCACGCCAACGACGAGCAGAAGGAGCGCTACCTGCTGCCGACGATCGCCGGCGAGCGCAAGTCGTGCTTCGCGATCACCGAGCCGGGTGCGGGCTCGGACGCCAAGAACATCCGCACGTCCGCCCGCAAGGACGGCGCGGACTGGATCATCAACGGCGAGAAGACGTTCATCACCGGCGGCAACGAGGCCGACTTCGCCATGGTGTTCGCGGTCACCGACCCGGCGAAGGGCGCGGCCGGCGGGGTGACCTGCTTCCTGGTCGACCGGGACATGGGCTGGAAGTCCGAGCCGATCGACACGATGGGCGAGTGGGGTCCGGCGTCACTGGTCTTCGACGAGGTGCGGGTGCCGGAGAGCCAGATCCTCGGCGAGGAGGGCCGCGGCTTCGCGCTGGCGATGCAGTGGATCGGCCGTGGCCGCTACCTGCTGCCGGCCCGCGCCATCGGTTCCTGCGAACGGCTCATCTCGATGGCGATCGAGCACGCCAACACGCGCGAGACGTTCGGGGCGCCGATCGCGACCCGGCAGGCGATCCAGTGGATGATCGCCGACTCCGGTGTCGAGCTGGAAGCCCTGCGCTGGCTGGTGCTGCACGCGGCGTGGCAGGTCGATTCCGGAATGGACTCGCGCCACGCGCAGTCCATCGCGAAGCTGTACGGCGGCATCAAGGCGAACGAAATCGTCGACCGGGTCCTGCAGATCCACGGTGGCATGGGTTACACGCGGGAACTGCCGATCGAGCGGTGGTACCGCGAGCTGCGGCTGCTGCGCATCTACGAGGGCACGGACGAGATCCAGCGCCGCACGATCGCCCGCAACCTGCTGAAGGGGCACGTCAAGATCGGCGGTGCGCTGGGCTGAGGCCGACCCCGCCCGCGTGATCGACTCGTCGGAAATACCACCTCGGGGCCGCCTCCGGAAGTTCCGGAAGCGGCCCCGAGGCGCCTTTTTTCGGGAACTGTCTCAGGATTCGTTCTCGGCGTCCCGCAGTGCGCGCGGAGCCCCGGCCAGGTCCTCCTCGTT
The sequence above is a segment of the Amycolatopsis viridis genome. Coding sequences within it:
- a CDS encoding acyl-CoA dehydrogenase family protein; the encoded protein is MDFSLSTEEREVRDWVRTFVQRELMPLEPEVLRRERRNEPGLTSDELAALQLKAKESGFWGVQTPEEYGGMGLSAVMTALLEAELGRTFVPFRFGGAADNILFHANDEQKERYLLPTIAGERKSCFAITEPGAGSDAKNIRTSARKDGADWIINGEKTFITGGNEADFAMVFAVTDPAKGAAGGVTCFLVDRDMGWKSEPIDTMGEWGPASLVFDEVRVPESQILGEEGRGFALAMQWIGRGRYLLPARAIGSCERLISMAIEHANTRETFGAPIATRQAIQWMIADSGVELEALRWLVLHAAWQVDSGMDSRHAQSIAKLYGGIKANEIVDRVLQIHGGMGYTRELPIERWYRELRLLRIYEGTDEIQRRTIARNLLKGHVKIGGALG